The DNA segment CCACCGCGTCTCCGGCAGCGTTGGAGGCGAAGCAAGTGAAAGTGCCGGTGTCTTTGGGCGCGGCAATCAGCATCTCCAGGGTCCCGTTCTCATAGGTGGTGGCTCGGGTGGAGTTGGAGATTAGCCGCCCCTCTGGTGAGGTCCAGTGAATGGTTGGATTTGGGTCACCGACCGCTTTGCACTTGAGAATGGCTCGTTGACCTTCCAAGACGAAGATCTTGGAGCTGTGCCGGGTGATCAGCGGAGGGTCGCAGGTGAACTCTTCCTCGGGGATGAACCAGAAGTACTTGCCCATCAGGTGAGGGGGGGTAGCACAGGTCTCCAGGTCGTCTTCCCTAGTGAGGCGTCTCAGCCATAGCAGCTCACAGTTACAGTGCAGGGGATTCCCACCAAAGCTCAGCACAAGGGATGAGAGTGGGGACCCCTTTGTCTTGGCGTACATTTGGACTCTGAGGAACAGGGGATCGGGGGGCAACTTGTGAAGCTTGTTGGACGTCACGTCCAATCGAGCCAGCTTGTGGAGGTTGGAAAATGTCCCTTCGGGAACAAATACGATCAGGTTATGGTCCAAGCTCAGAGTGTTGATGTTGGTCAATTTACCAATGGTCTCCCAAGGCAGGCTCTCCAAGTTGTTGTAAGAAAGATCCAGGTCTTCGAGGGAAGTGATAAAGTCATGGAAGGAGTTGGCCGAGATGTGTTGGAGCTGGTTGTTGTTGAGGATGAGGTGCCGGAGGTTGACCAGGCCGTTGAAGTGTTCGGGCAAGACTGTGGTCAACCTGTTGCTGTCCAGGTGCAAGGCACGGAGGCCCCGCAGGTCACCGAAAGCCAGGGGCATGATCTGGCTGATGGTGTTTCTGGACAGGGTGAGGTGGACCAGGCTGGTCATGTTGGCAAAGTCCTTCCTCCTGATGGTGGTGATGAAGTTGTCAGTCAGCCGCAGCTCCACTGTCCTCCGGTCGATGAACTTAGGCACGAAGAGCAGCCCGGTCTTGGCGCAGAGAATGGCCAGGGACGGTGACAGGTTCTGGCAGGTGCAGCGTTTGGGGCAGAGCTGGGCCCTGACCGCCAGGCTGAGCAGCAGCAGAGAGATGAGGAACCTCTCCATCCTCACCCAGACCCACCACTCTGCGGACAAACACCTCAGACCAGCGAACTAGACCAAGAGAGGAGAACAGATTATTACAAGCACCAACGGACAGTTCagttcagctcagctcagctcagcttagcttagcttagcttagttcagtttagtttagtagttcagtttagagatacagcacgaaaacaggccattcaacccactgagtccgcgccgacatgcgatccccgcacactaacaccatcctacacacactggggacaatttatacatttataccaagccaagtaacccacaaacctgcacgtctctggagtgtgggaggaaaccggagcacccggagaaaacccacgatgtcacagggagaacgtacagacagcacccgtagtcgggatggaacccgggtctctggcgctgcgaggcagcaactctaccactgcgccaccgtgccgccccaacttaattaaattaaataaattcataagttcgaagaacaaaattaggccatttggcccatcaagtctactccgccatccaatcgtggctgatctatctctccctcctatccccattctcctgccttctccgcataacctctgacacgcctactaatcaaaaaccctatcaatctccaccttattagggcggcacggtggcgcagcggtagagttgctgccttacagcgaatgcggcaccggagatccgggttcaatcctaactacgggcgccgtctgtacggagtttgtacgttctccccgtgacccgcgtgggttttctctgagatcttcggtttcctcccacactccaaagacgtacaggtttggtaaatgtaaaaaaaaattgtccctagtgtgtgtaggatagtgttaatatgcggggatcgctggtcggcgcggacccggtgggccgaagggcctagggcctgtttctgtgctctatatctaaactaaattaaaaatatccacagccgtctgtggcaatgaattccacagatccgccaccctctggctaaagaaattcctcctcctctcctgtcTAAAGTCTCCTTTCTAAAATCCAACTAGGGCCCGTATTCATTGAATCATCTCGAACCCAATTGGAAATTCTGTTATTAAACGTTAATTATTTGTTCCACGCATACGCAAGGGGCTCCCCAATGGGTTGGTAATATCCCAGTGATAACGCTGGTAGATGACAAGGCCATTTCGTCCCCGCCAACACTTCTATTAGAGGTTGGTTGATCGGTATCTGAAAACCATTCTCCTGTTCCACATACTGCAGtaaaactccagcactttgagaaacTGCAAATCTATTACCATGGCTTTGATTTTCCAGTAAAGTACCCAGAGAGCAAAAATGTCCTTAACTCCTTTCTCattttcctctcttccccccacactaTTCAGTCCTATGTGCAATGGACCAAGACTCTGCCCACTCAACATCATACGGATGGACTGAACTACCTCAGATTTATCACCTCCTGTAAAATAACATGCTTAAAGACAATTATGCACTTCATCCCAACTGAAGGGGAAATAATTCCCCAATTAGTCGTTCCTTGAATTGTAACAGTTCAATATTCGTTACATGTCACTTCTGAAGTGGAGTCACCATTTTATCCTGGCACAAATGGCTAATGGGTGACATTCCCTctgttaatgtaagaaaataactgcagacgctggtacaaatcgaaggtatttatttcacaaaatgctggagtaactcagcaggtcaggcagcatctcaggagagaaggaatgggtgacgtttcaggtcgagacccttcttccttctgtTAATAGTTATTATAAAGATACTATTctatggaaaacatggatataTATTCTAAACCCCTACTATTTCCAATATATCCATATTCTTCTTAAAACCGCTGAGCATAGTCCCTTGAATATTGACCGATTCTtgtttag comes from the Rhinoraja longicauda isolate Sanriku21f chromosome 41, sRhiLon1.1, whole genome shotgun sequence genome and includes:
- the LOC144611755 gene encoding leucine-rich repeat and fibronectin type III domain-containing protein 1-like protein; the encoded protein is MERFLISLLLLSLAVRAQLCPKRCTCQNLSPSLAILCAKTGLLFVPKFIDRRTVELRLTDNFITTIRRKDFANMTSLVHLTLSRNTISQIMPLAFGDLRGLRALHLDSNRLTTVLPEHFNGLVNLRHLILNNNQLQHISANSFHDFITSLEDLDLSYNNLESLPWETIGKLTNINTLSLDHNLIVFVPEGTFSNLHKLARLDVTSNKLHKLPPDPLFLRVQMYAKTKGSPLSSLVLSFGGNPLHCNCELLWLRRLTREDDLETCATPPHLMGKYFWFIPEEEFTCDPPLITRHSSKIFVLEGQRAILKCKAVGDPNPTIHWTSPEGRLISNSTRATTYENGTLEMLIAAPKDTGTFTCFASNAAGDAVVTVDLVVNPLPHFANSTNNIKEPDPGSSDITTSSRSGSPSVANDTKTQQHDRRVTATDLTPTSVHIRWPSQRHVPGIRMYQVQYNSSSDDILVYRMIPSSSKTFVVKDLVAGRDYDLCVLAVYDDRTTSLTATRGVGCVQFTTEREFAQCHSTHTQFLGGTMIIIIGGIIVAAVLVFIIILMIRYKVYNSSADSKAMVSNVYSQTNGSHQGSLPPSTSKLEEQVQEVLMDPTKETLAVALTSGCDTLSVTPSPSFPAEDVSPHKGRRTRSAVEQLREGPRSLKEGPGVEQGSTTSKQPQGKEHK